gcggaaataaaattacgGGAACACTTACGGCGTTACGATGCTGTGGACTAGCAGACGGGGCTTGTGTTTGGTTGAAAATCGACGAAGACGCTGGATACGTGGGGCCGGGATGGCTCATTTGATTATTACAAAGACTATGATCCCCACCGTTGAGGTACCTTGGTTCCTGAGTATCGTGCAGGACAAATCCTTTTTGCGCCGGGTGCGGCGCGGCCCAAGTCCTCGTGGGATCCGCATACATGCGCATGTCCTGCTGATAAGCTAAGGAAAGACATTCGAGAAATAATCTACTGAAGCATGTGTATCGAAATTAAAgcgcgaaagaaaaatatatcgttaATCGTTATCACGATTTCTGAGAACTAATTTTGCGAGCAAGCTTTCTGAGTGGCTGGTCGAGGGAAGTCACTCTCGAGATACGTGCAGTTTTTCCGTATAAGACGTCGATAATATTGgctgtaaaatattcttcccTTTTTAGACACTTTATTCCGCAAAAACGAATTAATCGCGAAGTTTATCACAGTATTGCGGGGCGCTTGTTCTAAATAAACTCGATGATGTACCGGCGGGTTGAGGGCTAAACCGTGAATCCATCGGCTGCTGGTAGCCCACCGCGGCCATTTCGTTAGCCAGACTCTGAGCGGGCGCCGGCTGACCCCACATTCTCCTCTGCACCTGCGGCTGGTCGTGCAAATAGAACTGCGACTCCTGCAGTCTGGGCGTTAGCGGATTCATCGGCGGCATTCCATAAGTCTGCAAGATGAGAATGATTGAGATgcaattaaaagtataacgTGCCCGCGGCTGCGCGATATACTTCTAAGAACGCACTTGCATATGCTGCTGACTAAGACTATGCAGTTGCTGAAGCTGCTGCTGCATCTGTTTCTGATGTTGTATCAGGTGTTGCTGCTGAATCTGATTCTGCTGGTCCGACAGACGCTGTATGTCCGCTTGAATCTCGCTCAAGCTATTATTCATTCTGCGACAAACGACGAGTTTTACATGCACGCGTAACTCGAAAAGCGCTCGCACATcgcgaaaatatataatcgcaTTCGCCGATGCTATCttcctcgtttttttttttttttttttatatatataagcgtGAAGGCGGATACTAACTGCGATATAGATTGACGATACTGCTCGGGATCCATGTTCTCGATATCTGGAGTGCGTCTGGTTTCGATGAATGGCGCATTGCCGTCGTGCTCCAACCACTTGTGCTCGACATCCCGCACATCCTCACTAATTTCCTATATTCGTTATCACAGAAACGGAATGCCTCAGAAAGAGATTATGGAGCTATAAGTGTACTTGTGTATAATAACTGTACCGTAGCATAACCGTccgatatttttgtttttcaataaaGCTTATGCGTGACAGTGTGAATTGTACATTTTagattgtgaaaaaaaaagaaaatgttcgAGATATACGGGCGCGTGCTTTGTTGACTCGCAGTGTGTTCTGCACAAATGAAAAGTAATCCAAAAAGAGTTATAgtgaacaaaatatatgaacCATGTCACTGGTCTGCACTTGCGCTTTCAAATGATGCAAAATATCATGTTGTTTATGAATAACGCTACGCGAATATTTACCCGAGGTAAATACGAGTAAAACATCGACGAAGCGCGAATTTAATTCCTCGCACACACTTGAAATAATTGAGAATTCAACGGATAGATTACGCTTGATCCAGTTATAATCCGGAAACTTGGTGACACGATCTATAGACGGCATTTATCCGCCTGTTTGATCAATATCTTATGTGACTGCGAATGATGTCAAGGCCCGCTTCTCAAATTTCTACAAGTTCGCAGTGTAAGTTTAATTGAAGGAGCGTGGTAATTATACGTGTCGCATTTGCACGACTCGCCACCGAATtcgtaattaataacataattagaGATGGaaacttaaattaaattttcaaaacagCTAATTAGCTAATTAGAAACTTATTAgaaaaacatacatatatacatattaaaatataaagtttatttctgTTAATGCGTGTAAGAGAGATCGTATGAAGTATTGAATCGTTTGAGCAACCATCACCCGATAATAAATGCAAGTAAATAGATCGCTACTCTTTTCCAGGGAGTGTTTAGTATCGTATCCATGCATGCCAGGGACATTGTAGCTCAAGTGGATGTGCACatcatttcaaaataattatacaattatctTGGTAATATTCCGTTTTTCTCTACAAAAAGCACCAAGAAGCATGAGAATAATTGTCTGTTgtcgaaaatatattctactaAAAGGGTAAAGCGGTTGTTCACACGTAGTGCTTTTAAAACTGCCCGTTTCGAAATCTGTAAAAACATCAAGAGGGAAAATAATCACGTTAAATTCTTTACTTTGTTCTCTCGCTGCACATCAAAAATGAAGggggaaaaaaacaaatttaaccGACGTTCAAAAGCCATTCATAGAAGCGCGTATAATAACGTtctataaagaatattaaaaataattagtttcgGAATCTCTTGTCTACGTAGAACGCTTGCACTGCTCGTAATATCGTACCTTGAGCGAGAAGGGTCTCTGTGGTTTTTCTTGAGGGGGTTGTTGGGGTACAGAGGACGCCTCGGAAACGCTCGTCGGGGTCGCCCCGGAAGATCCGGAGGTTACAGGAGTGGGGGGACCGATTGTCTCGGCCGGACTGTCCCCCCCGGACGTTGACGAAGAAGGAGATTTAACCTTACCCTGCAACCAGCCCAACCAGCGTGCCTTGTTAAGTACTCAGAGTCCGCCACCAAATCACCATCAAACACCATGGTGTCGAATGTCTGCTCACGGCCAAAGTTCAAGTTACACTCAAGCGAAATTAAGTGCCAAAGCCCATCCAGAGAGCTCgcaaaatcatatttaattcaacaaCTGACTCTTAAACTAGGAGCacgcaatatttatatcttactCGAAATGGTAGAAGAAATTAATCATGTATGtgcatagaaatatataaaaaattaaaatcagagATTTGTATCTcgattctaaatattaatataaacgaTGATATGTGTATACTCTAAATtctaaacataataatatgataattgtaCGAGATTAGTACTTTGACTAATAGATTAGGTACATCTAAAACTTTTCGATTTCAACTCTTCTGTTGTATCTCATACGTAAACTCTCcactttcataaaaaattataaatatatgttgtTTATAAAACAGCATGCAGTGCTTTAAACACGACAAAATTTGTCTACTTGTTTTCAAACATTACATGCTTTCACGATTCTATCAATACGTTGGAACTAAAACACGAATTGAGAAACTAAAATCACATACATATAATCATTTAtagtaattaaagaaaaaagtattataattaaagaagaaaaaagacgcaAACGAGTgtattctgaaatattaattgctcTAGTTCCAAAACATTGAGGCCGTTTTCAGTAAGAAAAAATCTGTCAAGCGCTAAGTTAAAATCTGTCAAACTCACACGATTTCTGCTTCAACAGAAACGTATTttcattagaaatatattcaacCCTGTTGTAAATACAGAAATTTAGTGCATTAGCATGCGCTTACCATCAAGTATAGCTGAAATGTCAGAAAGAGAATTATGTTAGGACAGTATGGCTGGCAACCGAGATTATTTACGGCGCAAACAAAGAGGAGATTATGTACAACCAAAGCGAACCAATAACCAATCTACATGgagctattaaaataaaaagaagacgagttataaactaaaattcaattataacttGAAATATGAGGACagtcatatattttacatctacTTTGCAAATAATACTGTAACTTTAACTGATACTTTTATGCCTTTGAACAAGCGATATCGAACAATCGAGATGTATTTTTGCACAACTAACGATATACGATGTAGAACATATGAATAAAAAGCGGGAGAAAAGAAACACTTTGTACTTTCTGAGATAGATTTTTACGTTACTCTATACTAAACACCCGTGCCCAGATTCGAAAAGTAGCTGTCACACAGCATGGCAGACCTTAATGTTGCGTTTCGACGAAACACTCAATATTCCGCAATTCGTACCGATTTATATcgattttacttattttatgcctgcatttttttctatcaaagaaacaaaccattttttaattttgatcgtGACAAAAATCAGTGAAAAACTGATACGTACAATTAATCATGATAACGACGTGGTACGTAAACATTTTGTAGTGtgtattagttttttttttttctaaaaaaattatggttgATATAATCCCGTGTTTTACCTTCGTGACCGCTTGCAGGAACGCCGCCTTGCCCACTTTCTGCCGTTGCTTCGACATAACAACCTCCATCCTTCGCTTCTCATTCTCTATATGCCGTCGTTTCTCTTCAAGCTTCAGTCGTATATTATTCAACTGCGAGGCCATTATGGTATTACCGCCATTCTCGTCTAACATCACAGAGACATTTTTAGAAACAAGAATAGCAAGTAATGTCCATAAAATTAAGTGACTCATCCTCGTACTGCAAAATCTTCATTcacttttacattaataaacgAGATTTGTTCTTGGTATCATAATCAACTTTCTTGATAAGtttatatttgacatttatataaataaaaatataaaatataaaaaaatctaaataagaaagtttataaaaacacttctgcttttacaaaaatttgtatcattcaaaatgaaataaatgtctAAATCTTTCCAAAAATACGTCTGAATCCAATGCGTTTGAATATCTTTTACCGATAGAATGTTGCTCCATTTGTTGCGACTGCTGACTGCTCTGCTGTTGCCACGTGGTAGTGTTGGGCAGAGTGGCGAACGTCGTTTTCTTCTCGCCGTTTCCGTTGCCGTTGCTCTGACCGTGCTTTCTGTTCAACTTAGCGTCGTCCAATCGCTCCTGTTCCATGTACGTAAAATTGATCCCTTTCTCAGAGCTCTGCCTGCTCAGATTCGCAAAACTAGCAAACTTCGTGGCCGAAATAGcgtcgccgccaccgccgccaaTATCCGCACCGCCGTCGTTCTCTGCGCTGGAATGTAAGATGTGCCGAAGAGCAACGGTGTCCAGGCTGGAGTTGGACGCCTGTCGCCGCAACCTCGGCGGCTCCTCGCCGCCGCCGTAGCCGTTGTCCGCAATTATATGCTGAACACCGCTGCCGTATACATCCTGAACACTGGATCGCGCCGGCAACGTCGGCTCGGTCGTGCTGCGCTTACCGATGTGCGCGCCTACCTCTTTATCCGGATTTCTACcaaaattgtgtaaattatCCTGGATAAAAGAAATCACTCGATTATATCGCTTGTCCTCTCGAGACAATCCCCTTATCTTTTTTCACGCAACGAATGAATGAACACAAGACGCGTCGTACGTCCATCACGTACCTGAGAACCGCCAAAGTTCTCGATGGTCAGCTGAGAATCGTCCGTGATGCTGTTCCGTCTCGACCGACGTCCGGCATAAGAGCTTCGTCGTTGGTCCTCCCAGTTGCTCGGCCGACCAGCGGCTTCGGTTCTGGCTGCGGATTTGTCATCGGCTACGGAGCTTAGCGTGGGAATGCCCTTGCCACGGTGCACTACGAAGCTTTCCTCGCTGCCTGCGCGCCTACAAGAATgattaaagtaaattagatATAATCGTGTGTGTGACAAGTTTTATGGAAAtacacttttataaatatgtaagtatatagccaacaatttaattatttaagcttgtttcatttttacatGATATTAAATACGATAGCATACCTGTCGTCGTATGGATGACTCTCGGTAGTTTGTTGCAAAGATTGTGACTTTTTCACAGAAGTGCTTGAAGTCGACTTCGTAactagaaagatattttaacgATCGATCGGTCGCTTTTCtacgtttatatttaattgaatgaaAAAGTTCATTCATCACTCAAACTATATTCAAGAAGAAATAGTAAAATGCTcaacagataataaatttacattttttgtcaCATTAAATAAAGCTTACGCAACAGATCACTTAAGAACACAATGTGAAATTCCCGTGCTTTATTTTGTACTGTCAACAAGCtagatattgatataaaagtaCACAACGACGGAAGCCGACAAAATAAAGCACGGGAATTTCCATTTTGTGCAAATTCCAAGGGCCGAAACGGAAAAGCTTCATGTCAAACATTTTGAGAGAAAACACCGTACAAATGTACACATCGAGTCACGCTACAAACTAATGTCTAGCGCTCTAATTCTCATCGCAGAGTGTCAGACAAATCTGAAAATGAACATAATACGAAACGAACAGCCCGGTACGTGATAACCCATAAACCAAACGAGACACCATAAACAATACGAATAAATACATCGTCGCAACGTAATCGTACTAACTAAACATGGAGTGGACCTTAATGAACGACGTAGTCCTCATCTTTCTCGTTGCACCGTGACAATGACTGATAGCAGCGCTGATAGACTCAAATCGCATGCAAAAGAAACGTAATGTGAAGCCAATGTCCAATGCAAGCGTCAAGCAGCCAGTGATCGTGTACGCAAAAGTACGCGACTCGCATGCAAATCTATATTCTCGGGAGATGTATTTATCACTCTATGTTCTCACGATAAATGATCAGATGAAATGCAAACAATATGTGATTAGTAACAAGCAAGTGCTCCTCACAATTCACGAACTTCACTAAGAGATTAGTCCAACGGGATCATGATCACTTTAAATACAGATCGTACGCAAATTATTGCCAAAACACATGGTCTTTTTCTTGTTCTAGAAggaattttacatttcaaaactttagcaatactaaaaaattatttttcattatttatagcGACATTGTTGCAGACTTGAAACGTCAAAATTGAAGCACCGCGTAACTGTACTTTAtcattatgttattaaataactagtattaagtttattgtctaaagcaatttataaaatgctgtaatattgaaatactATAACACATTTTATTCGACTGTAACGGCTATGACCAGACAAGTGTGCGTTGCATTTAAATGTGGATGACCTGGCACATCTACACATACGAGGATAAAATGACAGATATAACCGCTGATCCCTTTGAGACACTCTGAAAAACGGTAATCCGTGAAAACGCGACTCGTAAGGGCAAGACGACCACCTAGTAGAGAGTTCATGAGATTGGCTTTTTCTGTGGTAACGTGTGGATACCTGTGAAGCCTGGCGCGGATACGGAGAGGTTGCTTCTCAGATCAGGTATCGGAGCTATAGACTGTGGCAGGCTTCTCTTATGAGCTACGCCATGACTATTGCGCGGGCAGGCTGCACGCCGTCGCCACGCCGTATCATGTGGTTCACGGGCAACCGGAAGTTGACGAAAGAAGAAGGCGAGGATAGCGTTGTCGTGTCAAGCGTCAAGAAGAGGTTACGCCATAgaaatatatggaaatattaCAGTTGTAGATTAAGTGCTTCGTGTAGAGATGGTGAGTTTCGTAGTAGGTACAATCATATCTCTCTTTGCCCGTTTCCAACGGCGATCTCACTGTCCGTATTTCGCAAAGGCCAATTCATATCAAACAGAGATAGCGTAGTTAAATCGCTGCTCTCGGCAAGAATCTGGATCGAGAGGCTGGGATATCGAGTGTGTGTATCGACACTGATAAAAAGCGTGATACCATTACAATTGCAGGCAACATTCACTCCTCGCCTCATTCTTGctgatttatttatctctattatatagattaatttagagtatatatatatatttaatcagaGGTAAGACTCGACATTGCCTGCAATAGCAGTGGGATTTTAtggagaaaatatataataaaataaatcatagaaCGGGTATAAAGTCCAATACAGCGTACGGCCTCCACCAATCACATTTATCCACCACCAATTTTCACgattcctctctctctctctctctttctctccctctctctctcatcgAGATATTAAAGTGCCACAAGTCGTCGCACAAGTCTGTTTCTAATCGACAAACTTGTTCTCGATCAAAGAACGTCTACGTACCATCTAAGTATTGCATCGCCCGTTCCTCTCCGGGATAACGCACGCATTTCGCCGGATGAATTTCTAGAACGTTGTACATATCCGCCAGGAAAACAACTAGATTCTGCTTCATGGacctaaaaattaaaatgaaagttATTAAAAGAGCTTTCTTTGGTTAATTGGCCTTTTCTTCTAAAAGTACGATACATAAAAAGTTCCCGACTCAAATTAGGCTAACACACACCCTCTCATATACGTGACATCCTCGGGCTGCATGTGGAAAATCGAGTAGGGCAAGCATTTGATGCAAAACGCGTGCACCAAAGAAAGATTGTGCAGCGCGTCGGCCACCGATGGTCTCTTTGACACTCTGATCTCCATCCAGCTGAGCTCGCCGGGACAGTAGAACGCGACGACAGCTGCCAGACCGACGCCGTCGCACAGGGACTGGAAGTCCTTGGCGGCGGGCAATTCGGGTAGCCGCGTTTTATCGCCGGCGCCCTCCTCGCTCTGTATCTTGGCGATTAATGCACGCGACGCGTGATTGATCCAGAGCAGGAGGCCCTTCTCGTGATCCGATGGTACGTCAACTTCGGCCTGTGGGTCGAATCGCCGTATCGCCGAGACCACCCGGTCCCCCGTCACCACCTCCTTCGCGTACAAGACCATCAGGCCTTCTATCACAGCCATATGCGCAGACTGCAACGAGATTAAaagtcattaaaataatttcgagcCTGGAAAAAACCAGTTGTCGTCAAATTTTTGCGACTTCCAAAGGAATCGTGATGGGGTTACACTAATAAGTTCCAATCACTTAAGATTGCCATTTCTATGAATTCTGAAGGCATTCGAACGAGAAAGCATGACTACAAGTTGCCTTCTGCACCGGCAACAGAGAGCTTACCATCTTGAGTGGTGAATTTTGAATGAGGATCGTTTCGGTGAGTTGAGTATTGTTTTGCTCCGTGACGTAGACGCCTTTCCTGGCCAGGGCTTGCAAGATCCCGTAGTGATTCTGATTGTGATAGTTGGGATCCGAGTATATGTTGGCCAGGGCGAGACAATAGAGCTCCGCATTTGAAAGCGCGTGCACGATCTGCGGTTTAAGGTGTTCTTGCTCCTGTAAACATTAAGATCGTCTTTGATTAAAATCACCTTTCAAATAAAGATAGTGAATTATTATACTATGTATAACTCGGCCCAACATCATTATACACACTTCGGTAGCTTAAGCTATCTAGCTCTTCGTAACTTTTTAATGGTTGgagcgaaaaaaatattcttgtaggTAAAacgtaacaaaaaaatagcaCAAAATTTTGGTATTATTGATCGTTTGTTCTGACATACATATACGCTATTTTTACTTCGGTAGCTTGAGATAgctagaactcttcgggggacATCCAGAACTCTAATCATTTTgttcagatttaaaaaatggggggccaacttcagagaaatattatacacttCCGCTCGAATAATTAATACGAATTAGAACTAAATTATTCTGCTACACTTCGGCATATTTTacgagttttttttatatgcgtccaagcaaaacaaattttcgttcaataaatttttcaaatttacgcCGTAATAATTTCGTTTTTCAGTCATTCaaacgattattttaaaaatgacattatttaGATGATAGATTATATGAGATTTTCCTCTCTAAAGATCTAAGCATAGTGAAAGTGCCATAGATGAttcaggggggggggggcggtcTTGTCTTCACAAGAATGTTCTGCACGTTTCCCTACGCCGACTTCATGATTGGTCGTGTCGAAGGACACGGAAGCTTTGTTTCGACGAGTATCCGAGGTGATACAAGATAGCCGACAAGGTCGAACAGCTCGAGTAACCACGGAAACCATTTATAAATGCTACCGATACATATCATGTATAACATGTCCTGTAAGGTTTCTTTGGAAGACGAATGGTTTAGAGCAAGAgcaaaaaagcaaataatcaGTGCCAAACTGATTCAATCAAAGCAATTTGTCAAACAAAATTGTAGATTTCTAATCTTGATACAAAAGACTGattgttttattgttaactgttatctattatattaacaaaatagggaagatattcttataaaagataatttacctttatagtttaatattcatcattatatattacaatatatctaAAACGTAATCGGTATTTCCTTTGTTAAATTGATTTCATGCCCTGTCTAGACCGGAGGATGATCCTATTTGTGACTCGTCCGAGTAAATAGTTTGACGGCTGAAAATTATACTGAAGCTTTCAATCGTACCAAcctaaatcatttttttatgatcaactttttatcataatagCCTGACATCTCCGTACAATAGTAGATTCGTGCTACGGAAATTCATGCCAGACTATTATTGACAACAATGACAACTTACTGATGTGGTTGCATATTCATTTGTAAGTAAATGTgtaacttttttcaatttattgaaataaattttataaaagaaatgccGGTCACGTTTTTTAGATACATTGTATacagtattataatttataattgcagtAATGTTAATCAAAACAACATAACACTGATAAAAATAGACatcgcaatattttatatcctgAAGattggaaaaagaaataagattcTATTGCGTATTTCTCTCCTTAAGtttgttcaattaaaattaattaactttcaaGATTAcgtaaatctaaaattaaatcctCGATCAAATCGATTTCGACTTTGTGAAATATTGCCATCGATATAATAGTTGAACTCTACATCGAAGTACGGAGAATGGTCTCTTCGTTAAAGTTTCGTGCAGCAGACTGTAATGTGGGCGAAATATCAAAGGTAGAATCTCGAAAAGTTTTTACGTAAAGTTGTTGGGTGAACGTTATAGAATAGGCGAAGCAGAGATAATTGAAAGATAATAAGTGAAATAGAATTACTAGTGTAGAGTAATggtataaatagaattatatatgggttttatataaaaaaaaagaaacaataacaaaaatattcggTGCTGTCGGTGATTGTTAGTCACTATGTAAAAGGAAACATTGCTCTTCGAAAGTAAACGCATGATCTACACAAGTTTCTTAGCTACTTCTGACAAGTTTTCTTTCtgaatcatttaatatttatgatctGTAAACTATATAACTGTATAAATTCGCATCTACTTATCTTCCTCGTCTTTATTTCAAGCTTCCTCATTTTGTGAACACACATATTCtcgaaaaatacttttataacttCGATTTCAACCATTGTTCTTGGAAATTACATCATcgttttgtaataattttttagctGTCTCacgtaaaaaaaacacattttctcTTTTGTCAGAATacagaagaataaaaataaagttatgtaaaaatataagcaaaaaataaaattatacgagAAGATTCTAACTCGGCGTATCTGCCAGAAGAACATATTTTtagtagaaaatatttcaatgtaaTTCTCGCGTGTGCATTTCGAGGTAAAAGAGAGCTTTTTCATAAATCGTCTCGGCACTTACTCTACGAGGACATTCGACCTCTTTCGTTTCACGCTGACCCATATTCTCAAAAAGCAAGTCCTTAGCAAATCCTGACCGAATCGAAAGGAAGAGAAACGAACGTCCGATAGGCAAGTTTCTCGGTTCACTGACGACTTATAAGGGAGAATCGTATAGTAGGACAGCAGTCCGGTAATGTAATTACTTTAATTGGATCGATGGTGATGACGAATTGCGATAATACGAAGAATGCGGGAAATTTAGTCTCGATTACGTCAAATGTTCATTGCATAAATACTTCTAGTAAATGCGGAAGTTTACAGTGTTAAATGTATTACATACATTAAGtcattttaacatttgtttctcattaaaatgtattaaaaatgttttgctcGAGTAAACTTACAAATAATGAGTAAAAGCAAAAAGCttacatcatattttttacaaataagatACTCTTTTATTTCCGAGCATGTTTCATATAAAGAGATACTATTAGATTCTGTTCGCGAAGGAAGCACATAGTGAAATTTCTGTAAAGTTTCCTGAAACTTTGTGAAAATCTTGGTTACATTTTCTCGTAGACTTCTGGGACAGCATAAAGCCTATCGACAACATAATTTGTGACGCAACTTTTGTTTCCCTCATCACAGAGTTCGATACGAGATTATATTTGAAGAACATTATTAGCGTCTCTCACTGCATAGATGCTTCGGCATCTTTACAGCACCGCCTTTCTCGACGGAGACCCGTTTTCTCCGGAATAATGACATGTCCCACAAAAAAGAGATTTTCAGGACACCCTCAAAGCTTGGAAAGACGGCGACTTTTAATGAGGAAACATTCATCTCACATTATAGAAAGAAGCTATCGATGACAAGAAGTCAATGAGAATAAAAAGAACCGtaatacattttgaaaaataatccattttctcaaataaaatagtataaaaagaTTCTGTTAAAAATACAGGTGGTTTGtgaaactattaattttttaaaagtaatatttaattacaattttattaattaaaattatttttaatttttagtaattgcAGCAAGATTAAATTTCGTTAATTATAGATTACATCTCCGTGACACCTTTGAAGGTCGTAAAAGCTAATTACTTAGACGAAgctgttaataaaaaaatcattaaattcaaGCTCACCTC
This window of the Linepithema humile isolate Giens D197 chromosome 1, Lhum_UNIL_v1.0, whole genome shotgun sequence genome carries:
- the Patronin gene encoding patronin isoform X5, whose protein sequence is MWNTISRLFAKGNKTAVVQETAAPPLPPSTTTTTAAKDEQQQQQQRLCNGVADDDAPGDGTNAAHVFYDATMDRGASADDRRRPAAASAVAAGAAATAADQQSGGGDSEHFPDAYDSRQAKQRASVKWLLSKAYNNRVPEKLREPYYRDHEEQEHLKPQIVHALSNAELYCLALANIYSDPNYHNQNHYGILQALARKGVYVTEQNNTQLTETILIQNSPLKMSAHMAVIEGLMVLYAKEVVTGDRVVSAIRRFDPQAEVDVPSDHEKGLLLWINHASRALIAKIQSEEGAGDKTRLPELPAAKDFQSLCDGVGLAAVVAFYCPGELSWMEIRVSKRPSVADALHNLSLVHAFCIKCLPYSIFHMQPEDVTYMRGSMKQNLVVFLADMYNVLEIHPAKCVRYPGEERAMQYLDACPRNSHGVAHKRSLPQSIAPIPDLRSNLSVSAPGFTVTKSTSSTSVKKSQSLQQTTESHPYDDRRAGSEESFVVHRGKGIPTLSSVADDKSAARTEAAGRPSNWEDQRRSSYAGRRSRRNSITDDSQLTIENFGGSQDNLHNFGRNPDKEVGAHIGKRSTTEPTLPARSSVQDVYGSGVQHIIADNGYGGGEEPPRLRRQASNSSLDTVALRHILHSSAENDGGADIGGGGGDAISATKFASFANLSRQSSEKGINFTYMEQERLDDAKLNRKHGQSNGNGNGEKKTTFATLPNTTTWQQQSSQQSQQMEQHSIDENGGNTIMASQLNNIRLKLEEKRRHIENEKRRMEVVMSKQRQKVGKAAFLQAVTKLYLMGKVKSPSSSTSGGDSPAETIGPPTPVTSGSSGATPTSVSEASSVPQQPPQEKPQRPFSLKEISEDVRDVEHKWLEHDGNAPFIETRRTPDIENMDPEQYRQSISQMNNSLSEIQADIQRLSDQQNQIQQQHLIQHQKQMQQQLQQLHSLSQQHMQTYGMPPMNPLTPRLQESQFYLHDQPQVQRRMWGQPAPAQSLANEMAAVGYQQPMDSRFSPQPAAYQQDMRMYADPTRTWAAPHPAQKGFVLHDTQEPRYLNGGDHSLCNNQMSHPGPTYPASSSIFNQTQAPSASPQHRNAVHRISQLISESPEPKRTTVHHIPISCESPTEKRQVALHTPVPAPPVDDMKPQNISFIGNDDDLAQGIRNLNITSGSRTYRIPSPTRPTISQNSFQPHPSLRETASSRSATPDVTPLDHTDAGEKGFYISFDNDAPKKPKPTLRVKRTSPKKERSVSSYIEHEDFTVRPESPPANTIERQKQMEAQRELERERLRQAEEREQQRQEMRDRELKREMERERQREKQRDGSTDSRHASGVGLMIGNQLTNPDPNSMDEMEKKKERIMLMSLQRRQRQEEMKERKEAEAQAQREKEKLKAEERARKKEEERQRRAAILEHHKVKKAIEEAEREGKVIDKELLNAINPAKLRNKTATARPRPKTIHGDAGAVLDSGALTPSRGKKGSSSNLSTVSSVDSPDDGRGSSPCRSVNQLGRRGSYKTSRDAQESQQQVRGRPKYQTYQNFKGRKSNSLMNLCDSDSGLGRSTPPRRAASPGIGSMRHLTSPSGPGSLPPALMTSKKRVYDDGSSDISSTPSSMMDYNGPRLYKLPIAKSNRNIMLNAVEYCVFPGTVNREAKSRVLEEIGRSESKHFLILFRDAGCQFRALYSYCPEREEVAKLYGTGPKQVIDNMFDKFFKYNSSGKCFSQVHTKHLTVTIDAFTIHNSLWQGKKVNLPNKKDIPLVI